The following proteins come from a genomic window of Negativicutes bacterium:
- a CDS encoding carbohydrate ABC transporter permease yields MNKLKSTLKQVTAKTLAYAILGLFAVITLFPFYWMAITALRDSAAAITWPPELWPTELHWENFSRLLEAAPFGLYFRNSVIVVIMDLSVSLIVMTCAAFAFAHYEFRGKETLFLFFLATMMVPSEALIITNFRTVAALNWFDTYHVLFLPYVASVFYIYLLRQSFEAVPKQLYLAAKVDGCTDFSYFLKILLPISKPMIITIAILKVIASWNSFMWPLLVTNTSRMRVISYGLVAFQSEAGSDFPLMMAASVFTVGPMILLYLIARKKIIDGIARGGLKG; encoded by the coding sequence ATGAATAAACTAAAATCTACACTCAAACAAGTCACAGCCAAAACATTAGCTTATGCGATTCTGGGGCTTTTTGCCGTGATTACGCTGTTCCCCTTTTATTGGATGGCAATCACCGCCTTGCGCGATTCCGCCGCCGCCATCACCTGGCCGCCGGAATTATGGCCTACTGAACTGCATTGGGAGAATTTCAGCAGACTGCTGGAGGCAGCGCCTTTTGGTTTGTATTTCCGTAATTCGGTCATCGTGGTGATTATGGATTTATCCGTCAGCCTGATCGTCATGACCTGTGCGGCTTTCGCGTTTGCTCATTATGAGTTTAGAGGCAAAGAAACCTTATTTCTCTTCTTTTTAGCCACGATGATGGTCCCCAGTGAGGCGCTGATCATCACGAATTTCCGAACGGTCGCGGCTTTGAATTGGTTTGATACCTACCATGTCTTGTTCCTGCCTTATGTAGCCAGCGTATTTTATATTTATCTCTTGCGGCAGTCATTTGAAGCGGTACCAAAACAGCTTTACCTGGCTGCCAAGGTAGACGGCTGCACTGATTTTAGTTATTTTCTGAAGATTTTACTGCCGATTTCCAAACCGATGATTATAACGATCGCTATTTTAAAGGTGATTGCTTCCTGGAACTCTTTTATGTGGCCTTTATTGGTAACCAACACCAGCCGGATGCGGGTCATTTCTTATGGCTTAGTTGCTTTTCAATCGGAAGCGGGCAGCGATTTCCCGCTGATGATGGCTGCCTCCGTGTTCACTGTCGGACCGATGATTCTGCTTTATTTGATTGCCCGCAAGAA